Proteins found in one Choloepus didactylus isolate mChoDid1 chromosome 25, mChoDid1.pri, whole genome shotgun sequence genomic segment:
- the LOC119520537 gene encoding zinc finger protein 596-like isoform X1, whose amino-acid sequence MQTLESVTFNDVAIDFDAEEWALMDKTQRNLFRHVMLEVISHLVSVGYQLCKSEVVSQLEQGEELWREGLGFLQGQSTSRQKGHREKEMITMPHICNKGKCTIQSKQHISTIGEDPFESNHLGEDLIHSTLTDMETKPYVNEHSQKAINYQSFFTGHKQIQSGHNSHYHPCVKALKNISVLRQYERTCTGEKSHVCHLCGKSFSQCCNLKEHERTHTREKACICHHCGKIFRYSSKLRDHVRTHTGEKPYVCKVCGKSFSQHGNLRQHERTHTGEKPYICQLCGKSFILSEKFRQHERTHTGDKPYVCKVCGKSFSRCGNLRIHERTHTGEKSYVCHLCGKAFQVISQLRQHERTHTSEKPYVCNLCGKAFCVSSKLRQHERIHTGEKPYVCHLCGKSFSQCSSLRGHERTHTGEKPYVCYQCGKSFSYCSSLRGHERTHTGEKPYICQLCGKSFNQSGNLRQHGRTHNVEKPYICQLCGKSFTLSEKFRQHERTHTGDKPYVCEVCGKSFSRCGSLRIHERTHTGEKPYVCNLCGKAFHISSKLRQHERTHTGEKPYVCGLCGKAFRVSSKLRQHKRTHTGEKPYVCHLCGKSFTQWSSLRGHERTHTGEKPYVCDQCGKSFRHCSSLRGHERTHTEEEPYVCHLCGKSFHQSCKLRQHERTHTE is encoded by the exons ATGCAAACACTG gaatcagtgaccttcaatgATGTAGCTATAGACTTTGATGCAGAAGAGTGGGCCTTGATGGATAAAACCCAGAGAAACCTGTTCAGACATGTTATGCTAGAGGTTATCAGTCATCTGGTGTCAGTGG GGTATCAGCTCTGCAAATCAGAAGTGGTTTCCCAGTTGGAACAAGGAGAGGAACTGTGGAGGGAAGGATTAGGATTTCTCCAAGGACAGAGTACAA GCAGACAAAAAGGccatagagaaaaagaaatgataaccATGCCACATATCTGCAATAAGGGGAAATGTACCATCCAGTCAAAG CAGCATATTTCTACTATTGGAGAAGATCCCTTTGAGAGTAATCATTTGGGAGAAGATTTAATTCACTCCACATTGACTGACATGGAAACAAAGCCCTATGTAAATGAACATTCTCAAAAAGCTATCAATTATCAGTCATTCTTTACTGGACATAAGCAAATTCAGTCTGGACATAATTCACATTATCATCCATGTGTAAAAGCCTTGAAAAATATTTCTGTCCTTAGACAGTATGAGAGAACTTGCACTGGAGAGAAATCacatgtctgccatctatgtgggaaatccttcagtcaatgttGTAACCTTAaggaacatgagagaactcacactagGGAGAAAGCATGTATCTGCCATCATTGTGGGAAAATCTTCCGTTATAGTTCAAAGCTCAGAGATCAtgtgagaactcacactggggagaaaccatatgtctgcaaagtatgtgggaaatctttcagtcaacatggtaaccttaggcaacatgagagaactcacactggggagaaaccatacatctgccagctatgtgggaaatccttcattcTAAGTGAAAAgtttaggcaacatgagagaactcacactggggacaaaccatatgtctgcaaagtatgtgggaaatccttcagtcggTGTGGTAACCTTAGGatacatgagagaactcacactggggagaaatcATATGTCTGCCatttatgtgggaaagccttccaaGTAATTTCTcaacttaggcaacatgagagaactcacacaagtgagaaaccatatgtctgcaatttgtgtgggaaagccttctgtGTAAGTTCTAAACTTAGGCagcatgagagaattcacacaggggagaaaccgtatgtctgccatctatgtgggaaatccttcagtcagtGTAGCAGCCTGAGgggacatgagagaactcacactggggagaaaccatatgtctgctatcaatgtgggaaatccttcagttatTGTAGTAGCCTGAGgggacatgagagaactcacactggggagaaaccatacatctgccagctatgtgggaaatccttcaatcaaagtggtaaccttaggcaacatgggAGAACTCACAATGTGGAGAAACCATACATCTGCCagctatgtgggaaatccttcactCTAAGTGAAAAgtttaggcaacatgagagaactcacactggggacaAACCATATGTCTGTGAagtatgtgggaaatccttcagtcgaTGTGGTAGCCTTAGGatacatgagagaactcacactggggagaaaccatatgtctgcaattTGTGTGGAAAAGCCTTCCATATAAGTTCtaaacttaggcaacatgagagaactcacacaggtGAGAAACCATATGTTTGCGGtttgtgtgggaaagccttccgtGTAAGTTCTAAACTTAGGCAACataagagaactcacacaggggagaaaccatatgtctgccatctatgtgggaaatccttcactCAGTGGAGTAGCCTGAGgggacatgagagaactcacactggggagaaaccatatgtctgcgatcaatgtgggaaatccttccgtCATTGTAGTAGCCTGAGgggacatgagagaactcacactgaaGAGGAACCATATGTCTGCCAtttgtgtgggaaatccttccatcAAAGTTGtaaacttaggcaacatgagagaactcacactgaaTAG